A window from Staphylococcus succinus encodes these proteins:
- the hemB gene encoding porphobilinogen synthase codes for MQFDRHRRLRSSKTLRNMVSETQIRKEDLIYPIFVVERDNVKEEIKSMPGVYQLSLNLLDEEIKEAYDLGIRGIMFFGVPNEKDAVGTGAYDHNGIVQEATRKAKAMYSDLLIVADTCLCEYTDHGHCGVINEHTKDVDNDKSLPLLVKTAISQVEAGADIIAPSNMMDGFVSEIRAGLDEAGYYNIPIMSYGIKYASSFFGPFRDAAESTPQFGDRKTYQMDPANRREALRELDSDLNEGADMMIVKPALSFLDIIRDVRNTTNVPVVAYNVSGEYSMTKAAALNGWIDEKAVVMEQMISMKRAGADLIITYFSKDICRYIDEQ; via the coding sequence ATGCAATTTGATAGACACAGAAGATTACGTAGTAGTAAAACTTTGAGAAACATGGTAAGTGAAACACAAATCCGTAAAGAAGACTTAATTTATCCTATATTCGTTGTTGAACGCGATAATGTAAAAGAAGAAATAAAATCTATGCCAGGTGTTTATCAACTTAGTTTGAACTTATTAGATGAAGAAATTAAAGAAGCTTACGACCTCGGTATTAGAGGCATCATGTTTTTTGGTGTTCCAAATGAGAAGGATGCAGTAGGTACAGGAGCATACGACCATAACGGTATCGTGCAAGAGGCTACAAGAAAAGCTAAAGCGATGTATAGTGATTTACTGATTGTTGCAGATACTTGTTTATGTGAGTATACAGATCATGGACACTGTGGCGTGATAAATGAACACACCAAAGATGTTGATAATGATAAATCATTGCCATTACTTGTGAAGACTGCAATTTCTCAAGTAGAAGCTGGAGCAGATATCATTGCACCGAGCAATATGATGGACGGTTTTGTCTCAGAAATAAGAGCTGGTCTAGATGAAGCGGGTTATTATAATATTCCTATTATGAGTTATGGTATCAAATATGCTTCAAGTTTCTTTGGACCATTTCGAGATGCAGCAGAATCAACACCACAATTTGGTGATCGTAAAACGTATCAAATGGATCCAGCAAATAGACGCGAAGCACTTAGAGAGCTTGATAGCGATTTAAATGAAGGTGCAGATATGATGATTGTTAAACCAGCGTTGAGCTTCTTAGACATTATAAGAGACGTACGTAATACAACTAATGTACCTGTAGTAGCATATAATGTAAGTGGTGAATATAGTATGACCAAAGCTGCTGCATTAAATGGTTGGATTGATGAAAAAGCAGTAGTGATGGAACAAATGATTTCAATGAAACGTGCAGGCGCAGATTTAATCATCACATACTTTTCAAAAGATATTTGTAGATATATTGATGAACAATAA
- the hemL gene encoding glutamate-1-semialdehyde 2,1-aminomutase — protein MRYKNSEKAMEEAEHLMPGGVNSPVRAFKSVDTPAIFMDHGKGSRIYDIDGNEYIDYVLSWGPLILGHQNKQVIDKIHEVVDKGTSFGASTVQENKLAKLVIDRVPSIEKIRMVSSGTEATLDTLRLARGYTGRNKIVKFIGCYHGHSDSLLIKAGSGVATLGLPDSPGVPEGIAKNTITVPYNDLEAIKVAFEEFGDDIAGVIVEPVAGNMGVVPPVEGFLQGLRDITTEYGSLLIFDEVMTGFRVGYHCAQGYFNVTPDLTCLGKVIGGGLPVGAFGGKKEIMDQIAPTGDIYQAGTLSGNPLAMTSGYETLNQLTPESYDYFNQLGDLLEEGLKEVFNKHNVPITVNRAGSMIGYFLNAGPVTNFEQANDSDLEMFSQMYREMAKEGVFLPPSQFEGTFLSTAHTEEDIKATIQAFDTALSRIV, from the coding sequence ATGAGATATAAGAATTCTGAAAAGGCAATGGAAGAAGCTGAGCATTTGATGCCAGGTGGTGTCAATAGTCCAGTACGAGCTTTTAAATCAGTAGATACGCCAGCAATATTTATGGACCATGGTAAAGGTTCTAGAATTTATGATATAGATGGTAATGAATATATTGATTACGTTTTAAGTTGGGGTCCGTTAATATTAGGCCACCAAAATAAACAAGTGATTGATAAGATTCACGAAGTTGTGGATAAAGGGACAAGTTTTGGTGCCTCAACTGTTCAAGAAAATAAATTAGCAAAACTTGTTATTGATCGTGTGCCTTCTATTGAAAAGATAAGAATGGTGTCATCTGGGACTGAAGCAACTCTTGATACTCTTCGTTTAGCACGTGGCTACACTGGTCGTAATAAAATTGTTAAATTTATTGGCTGTTATCACGGTCATAGTGATTCATTATTAATCAAAGCTGGTTCGGGAGTTGCAACGCTTGGTTTGCCTGATTCACCAGGAGTTCCAGAGGGAATCGCTAAAAATACAATTACTGTACCATATAATGATTTAGAAGCTATAAAAGTTGCTTTTGAAGAATTTGGTGATGACATAGCAGGTGTAATTGTTGAGCCAGTAGCTGGAAATATGGGCGTAGTGCCACCAGTAGAAGGCTTTTTACAAGGCTTAAGAGATATCACAACTGAATATGGTTCATTATTAATTTTTGATGAAGTGATGACTGGATTTAGAGTAGGTTATCATTGTGCCCAAGGGTACTTCAATGTAACGCCAGATTTAACTTGTCTAGGCAAAGTTATCGGCGGTGGATTACCTGTAGGCGCATTTGGTGGTAAAAAAGAGATAATGGACCAAATTGCACCGACTGGGGATATTTATCAGGCTGGCACATTGTCAGGAAATCCTTTAGCAATGACGAGTGGATATGAAACGCTCAATCAATTAACACCTGAGTCTTACGATTATTTCAATCAACTTGGTGACTTATTAGAAGAAGGTTTGAAAGAGGTATTCAATAAGCATAATGTGCCAATTACTGTAAATCGCGCTGGTTCTATGATAGGATACTTCTTGAATGCAGGGCCAGTTACAAATTTTGAACAAGCGAATGATAGCGATTTAGAAATGTTCAGTCAAATGTATAGAGAAATGGCAAAAGAAGGCGTATTTTTACCACCTTCACAGTTTGAAGGTACATTTCTTTCAACCGCACACACCGAAGAAGATATTAAAGCAACGATACAAGCATTTGATACTGCGCTAAGTAGAATTGTATAA
- a CDS encoding AbrB family transcriptional regulator translates to MSKQLRNNLIVLTVAILLSLLLHALHVLLPFMFGPIIASVICIKVFHLEIRWPFWLSQIGLILLGVQIGSTFTDTVIDDIKNDWFTIVMITVMLLVLALLIAYFFQKIAKVNIETAILSVIPGALSQMLIMAEENKNANIMVVSLTQTSRIIFVVILVPFISYFFKDANGHSSLGTTATEKLTEALTLPSIVCLILAIIIVYYLMGKINFPTRQLLAPIVVLISWNLITGVTFTLDNYIIAAAQVIYMIRIGIQIANLVDQMKGRIAAAIAFQNIFLILLAFVMVWLISMFSNHSINELFLGAAPGGMSQIVLVAIETGADVAMISSYHIFRIFFILFLVAPMLNYFLKYRERTHAKNK, encoded by the coding sequence ATGAGTAAGCAATTGAGAAACAATTTAATTGTTTTAACAGTAGCAATCCTATTAAGTTTATTACTTCATGCATTACATGTCTTATTACCATTCATGTTTGGACCAATCATTGCTAGTGTGATTTGTATTAAGGTTTTTCATTTAGAAATTCGTTGGCCATTTTGGTTAAGTCAAATTGGACTTATTCTACTCGGTGTTCAAATAGGTTCGACATTTACAGATACGGTTATCGATGATATTAAAAATGATTGGTTTACGATTGTCATGATTACAGTCATGTTACTTGTGCTTGCTTTGCTGATAGCTTATTTTTTTCAAAAGATTGCTAAAGTTAATATTGAAACTGCAATACTTAGTGTAATACCTGGCGCCTTGAGTCAAATGCTCATTATGGCAGAAGAGAATAAAAATGCTAATATCATGGTTGTAAGTTTAACGCAAACCTCAAGAATTATTTTTGTGGTTATTCTTGTTCCGTTTATTTCCTATTTTTTCAAAGACGCTAATGGACATTCATCACTAGGTACAACTGCAACAGAAAAATTAACAGAGGCACTAACGTTGCCCAGTATAGTATGTTTAATTTTAGCTATTATCATTGTTTATTACTTAATGGGGAAAATTAATTTTCCTACTCGACAACTGTTAGCACCAATTGTTGTGTTAATAAGTTGGAATCTAATCACGGGTGTAACATTTACATTAGATAATTACATCATAGCTGCAGCTCAAGTCATTTATATGATAAGAATTGGCATACAGATTGCTAATTTAGTGGATCAAATGAAAGGACGTATAGCTGCTGCAATAGCATTTCAAAATATTTTTCTTATTTTATTAGCCTTTGTTATGGTGTGGTTAATATCAATGTTTTCAAATCACTCTATTAATGAGTTGTTTTTAGGGGCCGCTCCAGGCGGTATGAGTCAGATTGTATTAGTTGCTATTGAAACAGGGGCTGATGTGGCTATGATTTCGAGTTATCATATCTTTAGAATTTTCTTTATTCTCTTTTTAGTAGCACCAATGTTAAACTATTTTCTTAAATATAGAGAAAGAACTCATGCTAAAAATAAATGA